A single window of Gossypium hirsutum isolate 1008001.06 chromosome A10, Gossypium_hirsutum_v2.1, whole genome shotgun sequence DNA harbors:
- the LOC107913799 gene encoding F-box protein At5g46170, with translation MSSLRSDPVHRIHPEPIDHFDRLPDSLLPLVFNKIGDVKALGRCCVVSRRFRSLVPQVENVVVRVDCVISDDDCSPSSSSYDKSRAAGPISNLLRILLGGIVKPFQALVQFLGPKRPVINETLNTHPVSSSLSVGPGADVNDGEMEQGGVTHHSPTQVLRNFNEIRFLRIELPSGELGIDDGVLLKWRADFGSTLDNCVILGAASVTKNVNLQVAECGNDGFCPNNNIANGLNVGNGDDNGSIPESFYTNGGLKLRVVWTISSLIAASARHYLLQPIIAEHKTLDSLVLTDSDGQGVLCMNRDQLEELRVKPLSASSASKRTLVPALNMRLWYAPQLELPDGVVLKGATLVAIRPSEQSASKKEVSDASWLSTAFEEPYGTAAKMLVKRRTYCLEMNSF, from the coding sequence atgtcTTCACTTCGTTCAGATCCGGTTCACAGAATTCATCCTGAGCCGATCGATCACTTCGACCGTCTTCCCGATTCTCTTCTCCCTTTAGTCTTCAACAAGATCGGTGACGTTAAAGCTCTCGGCCGATGCTGTGTCGTTTCGCGTCGTTTCCGTTCCCTCGTTCCTCAAGTCGAAAACGTCGTCGTTCGTGTCGATTGTGTTATCTCTGACGACGATTGTTCCCCTTCTTCGTCTTCCTACGATAAGTCACGCGCCGCCGGTCCGATTTCTAACCTCTTACGTATCCTTCTTGGAGGCATTGTCAAACCATTTCAAGCTTTGGTTCAGTTTCTTGGTCCAAAACGGCCCGTTATCAATGAAACCCTTAACACCCACCCTGTCTCTTCCTCTTTATCAGTCGGTCCCGGTGCCGATGTTAATGATGGGGAAATGGAGCAAGGTGGGGTGACCCATCATTCACCGACGCAAGTACTTAGAAATTTCAACGAGATTCGTTTCCTCCGGATCGAATTACCCAGCGGTGAGTTAGGGATCGATGATGGGGTTCTTTTGAAATGGAGAGCCGATTTTGGGTCAACTCTTGATAATTGCGTCATCCTCGGAGCTGCTTCTGTTACTAAGAACGTAAATTTGCAAGTAGCGGAGTGTGGGAATGATGGGTTTTGCCCCAATAATAACATCGCCAACGGTTTAAATGTCGGTAACGGCGATGACAATGGGAGTATTCCCGAGTCGTTTTATACCAACGGAGGGTTGAAATTAAGGGTTGTTTGGACGATTAGCTCGTTGATCGCAGCATCAGCGAGGCATTATTTACTTCAACCGATAATCGCAGAGCATAAGACGCTAGATAGCTTGGTTCTAACCGATTCGGATGGTCAAGGGGTGCTTTGTATGAATAGAGATCAGCTTGAGGAGTTAAGAGTGAAGCCATTATCTGCTTCTTCTGCATCGAAAAGGACATTGGTGCCGGCACTGAATATGAGGCTTTGGTATGCCCCTCAGTTGGAATTGCCTGATGGGGTTGTTTTAAAAGGTGCTACTTTGGTTGCTATTAGGCCAAGTGAACAATCTGCTTCAAAGAAAGAGGTCTCTGATGCTTCTTGGTTATCAACTGCTTTTGAAGAGCCTTATGGAACTGCAGCTAAGATGCTTGTTAAAAGGAGGACTTACTGTTTGGAGATGAACTCGTTTTGA
- the LOC107913803 gene encoding transcription factor TCP2 — MEVDEIQTQTCKFSTVGNGRNETSKIGQKGSDSNFPDDEEDGELIKRAAATAVANGGVADTIGTNSLRGWHNSSRIIRVSRASGGKDRHSKVWTSKGLRDRRVRLSVTTAIQFYDLQDRLGYDQPSKAVEWLIKAASDAIAELPSLNTSFPDTPKQLSDEKRGSGGIEQGFDSAEVELDGDPSNYQQHLSLSKSASSSTSETRKNSSLSLSRSGTRVNRVKARERARERTAKEKEGHQQQNVNPISQNSSFTELLTNGIGNVSNNNTSPSASASASAHQDPNAESDFYQKANSTARLWPVTPMDYFTSGLLGPSSSRGHHSSGFPGGQIHLVNSLQQPMTTPPFTVSGENHQEMQHFSFVPNPDHLIPVATTQPGQGVDYNLNFTISSGLAGFNRGTLQSNSPFLPHHLQRFSSIDGSSPLYIGTPPVENHHHHQFTAGLDGRLQLCYGDGNRSSDQKGKGKN; from the coding sequence ATGGAGGTGGATGAGATTCAGACACAAACCTGTAAGTTCTCAACAGTTGGTAATGGAAGGAATGAGACAAGCAAGATAGGTCAAAAAGGTAGCGACAGCAACTTCCCTGATGATGAGGAAGATGGAGAGCTCATCAAAAGGGCTGCTGCTACTGCTGTTGCAAATGGTGGTGTAGCTGACACCATTGGTACTAATTCTCTTAGAGGTTGGCATAACTCTTCGAGGATTATTAGGGTTTCTCGAGCCTCCGGTGGGAAAGATCGGCACAGCAAGGTATGGACTTCGAAAGGGTTAAGGGACCGGCGAGTAAGGTTATCTGTCACTACAGCTATACAGTTTTATGACCTACAAGATCGGTTGGGGTATGATCAGCCTAGTAAAGCTGTTGAGTGGCTAATTAAAGCAGCTTCTGATGCTATTGCTGAACTTCCTTCACTTAACACTTCATTCCCTGATACACCAAAGCAACTGAGTGATGAGAAAAGAGGGAGTGGGGGAATAGAACAAGGGTTTGACTCAGCTGAAGTTGAGTTAGATGGTGATCCAAGCAATTACCAACAACACCTTTCCTTGTCCAAATCAGCTTCCAGTAGCACGTCTGAGACTCGTAAGAACTCGAGTTTATCACTTTCAAGGTCTGGGACCCGTGTGAACCGTGTAAAAGCTCGGGAACGAGCTAGGGAAAGAACAGCAAAAGAAAAGGAGGGTCATCAACAACAAAATGTGAACCCCATTTCTCAAAACTCCTCCTTTACTGAGTTGCTTACTAATGGTATTGGCAATGTTAGCAACAATAATACTAGTCCTTCAGCATCAGCTTCAGCTTCAGCACATCAAGACCCTAATGCGGAGTCTGATTTTTACCAAAAGGCTAATAGTACTGCTAGGCTTTGGCCAGTGACTCCAATGGATTACTTTACCTCGGGGCTACTTGGACCATCTTCTTCAAGAGGTCATCATTCTTCAGGGTTTCCTGGAGGACAAATCCATCTAGTGAACTCTTTGCAACAACCAATGACAACACCACCATTCACCGTGTCAGGTGAAAACCATCAAGAGATGCAGcatttctcgtttgttccaaaCCCTGACCATCTCATCCCGGTGGCAACAACACAACCGGGGCAAGGGGTTGACTACAACCTCAATTTCACAATCTCTTCCGGCCTTGCTGGTTTCAATAGGGGGACCCTTCAGTCCAATTCTCCTTTTTTGCCTCATCACCTCCAGAGGTTTTCTTCTATAGATGGATCATCACCCTTATACATTGGTACACCACCAGTGGAGAATCATCACCACCATCAATTCACGGCTGGATTAGATGGCCGCTTGCAGCTCTGCTATGGGGATGGAAACAGGAGCTCAGACCAGAAAGGAAAAGGCAAGAACTAA